DNA sequence from the Tachysurus fulvidraco isolate hzauxx_2018 chromosome 1, HZAU_PFXX_2.0, whole genome shotgun sequence genome:
GCTGGCGCACTCTGTTACCCGACACCTTAGTTACAAGTGCGGGGAAGGTCAGCAGGAACATGGGAATGCAAGTTTCTTGTTGCTGTTTGTGATGTTCGCCCAcatgtttcttttttgctgTGTGCTGACAGCATGTTTGTACTGTAAGCTTTTATGTAAGAGTTTGCTACAGGTGGTGGCTACGTCTCGTGTTTAAGTCCTTAAGGAGTAGCTCCGTCCAAAATAAGGGAAGCTGTGAAATGTCTGCATTGCCATTACAACCAGGTGAACAAACGTGACCTGGGACATAAATACGGGTTCCTGAAGGGACAGATTTAAGAAAGGCAGCATCTCCGGCCACCGTTTGCGCTGCTGAGATAAAAGCTAGCGGTTTTGGAAAGGGATGTCACAAGGATTCATCTGAACAAGAATGAAATGGGGGTAAAAACATCATGGTGGTGGTAGAATCATGGCCACCCATAAGTGACTTACAGCCAATAGGGAAATTAGTTTTTAATTTGTCACTGCAACAGTCTGAACACTGTGACGGCGCATATAACAACGACTCACGTGTCTCATCCTTTTGTTCCATACATTTAGCCCTGGTTTAGTAGTCAGTACATGATACTGACATTTCTATTGATCACTACAATGACAACGTCGAGACCATTTGAAATTCTGCCGTCCATCTGGTACATCTGGAGTATTAAAAGCGACAACTAAATTGCCAATCGCAGTTTTAGTAAGTAATTTTATTTGGTATGTAAAATGAATAACTTTATTAGTCTGCCATTTTAGTCAGTAATTAAATTTAGACGCTTGTTTAGTGGATCGGTGAAAATCGTCTGTACGGTTAGGACctattttatgtaacatttgAAAATTTTTAGTGGGTTGTCTTGTTAGTATGTAAACTTATGTAATATTTCAGTTAGCATGCACCGTTTTTCCAAACATTGTAATTAGTATGTAAAGTTGGATACTAAATTTTTAGTTCCTATGTAAGGTTAGAAAGCCATTCGCCGCTTGACACAGTGTCATAATCTACCATTTTTTTAGCCTGGGTTTCCAAATTAGTCTCCATATGTCTGGGTTGGAAATGAGTTGGTTAATGATTTTGATTTGTTCTGTGCAGTGTTCTTTCAAATTACTAAAGATGATAGATCGGTATATAATGTTCACGGTAGAACGCTATTCTTTAAATTATACCTCCACACTGCTGCCCATTCACACCCTTACTGGGTGTTTTCCTCTGGGAAAGAGATGACTAATGGGTCAGCAGGTTTGTAGACAGAAATAATCCCATTACCCATAGGCCATTAAGTCTGAAGGTGGCTGAGCATGCTAAACCGAGCTAGAGCCCACCTCGTACACACCCGTGCACGATAATTCAATTGTGTGGACATGTCGGTGGACGAGCGGTATTTGGGGACAGGCGAGATTCACAGGTTGTGAATCACATTTGGGTCTAAACcagcatttaaaacaaatagcAACCgtcacagtcacagtgataTGACTGCAGACTTCAGACCAACCCAAACCACACAGATTTGCTACAGTGAAGAACAAACATGCTGTCCTAGTGCCCTAGGAAGGGTAGATTAGGTTAATCTAAACGTTGGATTATTCATTACTCATGGATGTGCGAGCTAGACAGATACTTCGGCCCTGGGTGAGATGGACGTTTTGTGTCTGCTGTCATTGGTGTCGGTGACCATGTGAAAAACGACAACACTATTAAATGCGCTTCAAGAACTCAAAGCACAAGATGACGAAAAGTGCAAGATGACGTAGAAAGTCTGACGAGTTCTTCCCAgtaattgggggggggggcggggggggggtgggtaaataaataaatctaaaccgTTGTGATTGTAACAAAATTCAAAAAATATTCCTGTCACAAggattctcatttttatttatttattaaagaaaccaAAGTTTCGTTTGTTAGCGGCAGTGCTAAATTGTACACTGCCATACACTGTCGCATGCTAGTTGTACACTGCTAAAAAAGATGTTACACTGTACGTTGCTGATTAACACATACCAAAGTCACACAGTGATATAAACTGCGGATTAAGAAAAACCAAAGTCACATAGTGGTGTACATTGCTGAATAAGACATACCAAAGTCATACAGTCTTATACATTGCTGAATAAGACATACCAAAGTTGTACAGTgatgtaaattaattaatacgAGATATTTAAGTCGTACAATGATGTAAATTGATGAATACGAGATATTTAAGTCGTACAATGATGTAAATTGCTGAATAAGACATATTTAAGTCGTACAGTGAAGTAAATTGCTGAATAAGACATATTTAAGTCGTACAGTGACGTAAATTGctgaataaaacatatttaagtCGTACAGTGACGTAAATTGctgaataaaacatatttaagtCGTACAGTGATGTAAATTAATGAATAAGACATATTTAAGTCGTACAATGATGTAAATTGctgaataaaacatatttaagtCGTACAGTGACACATTGCTAAGTCGTACACTGCTATATACTGATGTATGCTAGATAACACTAATTAATCGCCACAGTACCACCCGAATGTAAAGCTTAGCATAAAACGCTTcgatttttcattctttttattgttgttagCATTttgttagcgttagcattagcacgAACGCTCACCTCATACTGGATGTACTGTTTCCTCCACTCCGGGGTGATGTGAGCCGCCAAATGCTCGGTAAATTTCATCCTTGCGATTTATCGAGGCACCACTTTAGCGAATCTCTGCCTGAAATCATCGGCGGTTGAtgaagaaatgtataaaaataagagacAAATCGCTACGGTCGCTGTTCACAATCCGGTCCCCGCTCCACACAACACGAAAGACGGCACGCGCAGCGCTCGAGCATTTTTTCTAGTtttaaaaacaagacaaatttCAACCTGTTTTATTCAGTCACGTCTGATTTCACGATTTCTCCCGAGCTGTTACCGTCAGCGAGCAGCTTCACATTGACAATTCCTGTACGTTTTccgttctaaaaaaaaaaaaaaaaaagacccggCAGCCGCCACGGGCTGTATCCCAAATAGCGTTCTATTATTCTCGTAGTAAACTCGGTAGGGCGTAAACGCCGTATTCACGCGCAAGGTTTAGGAACCATATCTAATATTCGAAGGCGGTTTGAAACACAGCCATCGCTTTTAGATTAAAAACGTCATAACGCGTCAGATACATGGGGCGGGGGGGTGTTTACGAACAGAGCCGGCACTAATATCATATATATAGAGagtatattaattttatataatatatatggagtatataaattttatatcatatatatagtgtatatacatatatattaattttatatcatatatagagtatatatatatatatatatatatatatatatatatatatatatgtatatatatatatatatataaatttcatatgcatattcatatatatatatatatatatatatatatatatatatatatatatatatatatattatttgtcgTTATATTTACTGTTAAGTCAGAGGAAAGATTTCTCACCTATGAGAGGCaggaatgaaaaataatatgtataataaaataaaaaatgtggaattttatttttatttcatatgcaCTTCGTATTGTGGGGTTAATATTCAAGTAGAATGAAGGAATATTTGCCTGATCATATTGTTAGAAATAGTCTTTATCCTACACTTATTTTTAAACGAATCATTTGAACAATAAACATCAGTAAAGTTTCTCTTTAGCTCTAAATGTAGTCATAACcatgtatgtacagtatcacctgctgctgtaatcattaACACTCTGTTCATCCCAGGACTCGTAACATCATCCTGTGTCAACAGTTAGAGTTTTGTTAAAGAACGACACGCTAAACAGTTTACTGTACATTCCTTTTAACTGTTAGCTCCATTAGCCTCAGGGTTAAAAGATGCTGAATATGTCTCGGTTGATCCTAATTGACTACTTTTGGGCTGAAGAGAAGAGATGTGTAAAGTTCATTTGAGTCAGCCTATCACCCCTGTAACcatatttttttcctaaacatttttaaacaaaaagccTCTTCCACAGTTACACAGCCACTGTCAAGTCTAGTCGCACGTTGTCCGGTTTACGTCACACTGTCATGAAGAACAGTCGAGGTTGTTGTTTTCCAGTTTGAATGCTGACGCTGCACAAAGCATTTCTCTTACATTATCACTTGACTTGTTTGAACTAGTACTGGTTCCTTACTCTACTCCCTGACTCTTCCTCATTGTGCTTTTATAATGCACTTAACAGTTGGTAGTGCCAGTCTTAAATGACTTGGAATAAAATTGCCTAGTTTTGTGCCAAATATTATACTAGCCTTATACCAAATATTTTGAATTAGCCAAGATTTGTTTGGTATCTGGTTGCGTTATTTCAATGATATTCCCATTTGGTCAAATTGATTCACATCCTCGTCGATGAAGATCAAAACATCCTCAGTTCAAAACAGTGAGGTTTTGGGTGTACAGttatgtttgtttgattttgtgtttgtttagcttgttatattatgttgttttttttgcctgttatttgtttgtgtttatttcacttaatttgttcactttgttttatatttatctgGTTGGTTAGATGGATGTTTCTATGTTTGTTTGGTATTTGTTCGTTTGATTGGTTAGTTGAGCCATTGGTTGGTTTTGTTTGATATTAGATtgtcatataataataaatgtgtttgtttgtctattaatttattttattgttttcactCTTATTTGTTTCTGTTAATCTACTTGTTAGTTTGCTTGTTTCTTTAGGTGGGTGAttgtttttgcatgtttgttttatCTTGTTATATACTAATAGGatgcttgttattttttttatttgtctagttacttattttgtttgtgttcatgtaattaatttgttttttgttgttgttgtttggtttgtaatatatttatttggttGACTGTTTGAatggatttttgtttgtttggtatttgcttgtttgtttttgttttcttttttgtcagttgtttttgttgttggttggttgtggggtttttttggcaGTTGTTTAAACCAAAAGCTCTAACACATCCGaaattgttttattcttctaacaacaaaacaatttatttattattatcttttaaaCTTATTGTTCCACTTCTATTCTTTTTACAGTTATCACTAATTACACTTATATACAACACAGACAATGTTCCCACAACAGAAAACCTTTTCTTAATGGAAATCAATATATGGCGCTAGACACCACAGAACAATGTGCAGGTTCCAAAGTTTagatggtttatttattaaacaaggTTCTAAAAAAGTGTGCATAATAATGTCAGGTTTATAATATGTGTAAACAATTTGCTATATAATTGAGAGTAAtgaaggaaacaaacaaacattcttATATTCAGACAAAATTCCTGTAGCTCATGGAAcagctttttacattatttatacatgTAGAATTTCTTGCAACTCAGGCAAAACTGGTGGGAAAAGTTCAGAACTGCGTTATTGTATAAGATTCATCGCTCGACTGTTTTTCAGCCTGGCATTCGAGTAGAGCGGCATGGATCTGCTCAAAGGTTGGCCGCTCTTTGGCGTTCCTCCTCCAGCAGCTGTGCATGAGGCTGTAGATGGCATCAGGGCAACAGGAAGGCTTCGGCAAGTACACCTGAAGTCACAGTCATTAAACATAGGTGTATATAAAAAGGTCCTCTTTAAGTGCTGTCAGACTAGCTTTAGCATTAAACATCTTTAGCAAAAGCCTTGATAGTAATAAACTGAGAACTGATATTATCACAGCGCAGTACTGCCACTCACAGATGGAGcacagattattttttatcatcatcCACATTTTTCAGATAAAATCTGTTTTGTCCGTTTTATTCCCCAAATAAAAAGTTACTTAAGATGGAAGTAActacaaatgtataaaatatgatGTAATCAGAAAATAGTCAGCTTGAGGGTGGAAACTCCACACTAGTCtagtgattattatttttgtgccTCACCTGCTTGTTCTGGTCTCGAAAGAACTCGCCCATATTCTCGATCACTTGATCATCTGAGAGTTGTGAGTATGGCTGCTGTTTGCACAGCGTGACCATTTCCCAGAGCGTTACACCAAAGGCCCACACATCACTAGACATGGTGAATTTACCCTGGATAAAAACACCAAAAGATCCAGTAAGACTTATAGAATACTGCCACAATGGTCACATCCTCCAGTATCtccaaaatatatattacatgcttaCCATTAATTTTATTAGAGCTCAACAAATTTAATATGTGCAACACAATGCATCAAATCACAAAGATACCAGTCAAGAAATTAATGTCCACATCTATCTTCAGAATCTTATTTCAGTCGCTTCAGGGAAGACCACATGCTTGTTGGATCCAGACAGGCttatttgagtattttagaaacttCAGAGTGTGTTGAAAAACTTAAACTGGTGCAAAAGACATCCAGGGAGTGATGGTTGTGTGGGTGAAaacaccatccatccatccatccatccatccatccatcttctaccgcttatccggggccgggttgtGGGtacagcagtctaagcagggacacccagacatACCTCTCCCCAGagacttcctccagctcttccgggggaataccaaggctttcccaggccagccgagagacatagtccctccagcgtgtcctaggtcttccctggggcctcctccttgttggacatgcccggaacacctccccagggagacgtccaggaggcatctggaACAGATGCCCAAGCCACTTCAGCTGACTTCTCTCGATGTGGGGGAGCGGCGGCTCTACTCCGAGCTCCTctcgagtgaccgagctcctcaccctatctctaagggagcgcccagccaccctgcggaggaaactcatttcggcagGTGGAAAACCcatgatgaaaaaataaatagaaattaccAGACCGGTTTGAGGTGACTGAACAACTCTGGGAACCTGGATGTACATTCTTTATtgctgtggtgagcagaaaggTTTCTCAGAAAGCAAACCATGACAAATATTGAcaaacatggatggatggatggtttacAACTGCAGAAGACCACAATGGGTTACACTTCTGTCATCCAAAAACAAGAACTGAGGCAGCAAAAGTGAAAGTAGACAGTGGAACATACGaaactgtccagttttggtTACTGCTGCTACAGTTAACTTAAGCTCTTGACCACTGATTGCTTTTAcatattgtgctgctgccacatgacagGCTGTTAGGatcagagccgatcctgacctccctggggccctaatcaaaattctgctaaggggccctcctacctgacccgtgaaccatgtaaaccatttgccacacattcacccTTGCACTGaaagcactgcacagctaatttagctagtcagatagagactagagacagaatcacatcaactttactttactgttatttgttattatttgttgctgacatcaaacctgaagagaacacaagtttacctgattgctgttctcgtatttcactctcattttgtttcttttttctcttttcatggccagatggatagctccacttcatattgtcatctacacagtaaacattaacacgtgctgtaaaatgaggcagggtgAGGCGGGGCCTTGtgtaatttgcggggccctacgcaacttgcgtagtgagcgtatagggccgatcggctctggtTAGGATAATTATATAAATCAGCAGGCGTTACTGGTTATGCTGTCTATGATGTCCTTGGTGGCTAGTAAGTCAGGCCAACAGCATTTGATATATAAACTGTGGAAAATCAGCATTTTACGTCATCTTGACCTGCAGGTATAGATTTAAAGACTTCAAGCTGGCTTGAATTACTACGTACAACACTTTCTGTTCTATTCCCAACAATTAGTACCACAGGTCCTACCAAGAGAACGCTCTCCCAGGACATCCAGCGGATAGGGAGCACAGCTCGGCCTTGGATGAGGTAGTAATCTCCGCGGTACAAGTTCCTGCTCATGCCAAAATCTGCAATCTTGATGGTGTAACTTGTCCCCACCAAACAGTTACGTGTGGCCAAGTCACGGTGCACAAAGTTCAGAGAAGACAGATACTTCATACCCGAAGTGATCTGAGCAGCCATGTGGATCAGGACACTGTAACTGCAAAGAAAGCAAGATTTTTAATGGGTCTATTGCTTAACATCAACTAGAGTAAAGGGCAACAATCACTTTTCCAGAAGTGTTGAGAGAAGCCGCAGAGCAAGTTATTAATGCATGTATGAGAAACATTGCATTTGTTAGGTCTTGTTACAGTAAGATGGAACTTAGCCAGGGACAGGTTAAACcagcttattattatatattggaaaaaacaaaactaacactATGAGCATTTGAATtgcaaacatttaaacaacCTGATGGTGGCCGTGCACTGTTGGTCTTGTCCGAAATCTTCAAGCATGTGGCGAAAGAGGAACTGGTTAAGGTCTCCATTCTCCATGTACTCTGTGATCATACACAGGGGGtcactctctacacacacagccagCAGGCGGATAACGTTGGGGTCTCGCAACCTTGACATGATCCTGATCTCCTTTAAAAACTCGTTCCTAGAAATATTGTAAAATTCCATATCGAGATAAAAGTGGTCACGTTAATCATAGCAACATCATAGCAACTCTGCTCTGAAATAAGATCCTGGTAGTGGCTTTAGACGTTTGGAACCATGATTGTACTACCTTGCATTTTTAGTCGCATCCTCTCTGAGGATCTTTACAGCCACCAGAATAGGCTCATCCCCGATATCACTGACATCTTCCTTCATGAAATCCTTCATTCCTTTTGCCTCACACAGATGAACCTGCAGACACCATCACTAAGTGGAATGCATATTTAGATCAGGGAGAGCATTTGGTCAGTAGGCTGCTTCATGAAACTAAATATGATCACCCAGATTGCTTTAAACCTTTCAGAAAAGCCATGAGCCCCAAGAGAGATACCTCCTCAGCTGTAGTATGTTGTAGATTGGCTTCTATCTACTGAAATTCAGAGCTCATGTTCTACGCGCTCTTGCATTTATGAACGTTTTTTAGGATGCTAGGTCAAAGTCCTCAATTGTTGACTCATTCTGAGGGGTCAGACCCACAGGCACATGTGGCCATGTGTCTCTGTTTATACAGAGCAACCGTCCTGCTCAACAAGAGAGCCACTAGGGTAATGCAGTATCAATGTCTTGCTAGTCATCTTAGTGACATAAGCTTGACTCAGGTTTAGTTTCTGAATTCTTGCAACATGGGAATAATCGATGGTAGAAGAGGGAATGCATATAGCAGACAAAGGTATACGTGTCTTCTGTGCCCCTGTGGGACCACCTTGTCTGTAAGTGAAGCATCCATGGTAACTATAGGTGTTCTATCTGAGGTCACGGTGAGACTGAGTGCTGTAATGTGTGCAAGAAGGGCTATCCTACAGTATATCACCGGCTATGAAGGGTTACTTGGTTGCTTGCATGCCGGTTGTAAATCACCACGGCTCTATGGTATTTCTGAAAGGTAGGATTTAGATTTAATAGAAAAGCATCTGTTATCAGGGAAAAAAACTGGGTTTTGTTATCAGAGCAAACCCAGATATGTTGGAAGAGCCACTCTTCCATATAACTCCACCTCTGCACTGACCTCTCCAAACTGGCCTTTTCCAAGCTTGTCCTTGAAAGTCAGTTTCTCTCTTGGAAATTCCTCTAATGCTCCGTCACGTCCAGGAGGCATACTGATTGCTGCAATGGAATAACAATGATTGCTCGATGCTTTCTGCCTCGCTACATCTGCCTCTGCGTACGGAGGGACGTCATCTTTGCTGTTGGATGTATGCTGGTCAGAAGATTCAGACATGAGTGCTGTAAAACAAGATCACGTTGAATGGAACATATACGCACATTTAATTGGCCATGTATGAAATCCTATAACACTTATTAGATATCATATGAAGTATAGCAGTAGAGTCTTATTAAGACTGTCGCCTCTCACCAAGATTTTCCATTGCCTGAAATTCTGGTAACTTCCGTAACCGAGATGGCTCCTGATAATCTGATCCCAGTGGGAACACTCTCTCGTATGTGCCGGTAGATTCACTAGAATCACTAGAGAGGGATGACTGACGATGAGAAAAAGCTTCTCTGCGGCCCGAGAGATGAGAACTTAATTCATCATCCAACATCCGACGCGAGGCCTGGAACCATTTGACGATTATGCATGAAAGTCTTGTTTAatgaaatacaaagaaacaagAGCCCCGATCTGTGCTAAAACGGTGAATATCATTAGCTTAAAAATCCTTACCCAGACTTGAAACTGAAATCATATAATGAAGATAATGACAACAACGACTCACTTTCTCTTGCATCTTCTGCCAGACCTGTCTCCAAaggataatgatgatgatggccaGCAGGATGACGATGATGGCCAGTAAGCAGCCAATGAGGATGCGTGTGTTGCTGTCATCAATCTTATGTGTGGGATCGAGTCCTAGTACAGACAATAAGTAAATAACTAAGTAAACAactaagtttaaaaaaagaaaccataACAACGCATAAACACCTATGAAGAGCTAAAAACAGGGTCGGCTAAATGCTAGCTGTCACTATTTTCTAGCAAACGTTATAAATGGACTTTTTTAGCACTGGCTAAAATAATTTCTCTCGTATTCCTGTTCAGTGATTGACTTGATATTACTTAACCAAATAATGTTTCAGTTGAACCAAAGAAACATGTCTTGGTTGATTACATATAATTTACGTGGAAAAAATATGTTTTCCACAATGACAAATGAGAAGGCTACGGCTAAATCCTTTACCTGGCTGCGTGCTTGTAGGATGGCCATGTTTCGTTGGAACGAGAGAGgtattatatactgctgtatCTGGATTAGGGAAAAGTGAAGCGTCTTTAATCTCTGAATGAAATCTCTATTGgattcttttgcttttttagcTTTAGAAGTAGCATCCATTTGAACAGGATTTCAAATCTGACGTTACAAAGTGAAATGTGTCCGTGTTCACGTGTTACCTGACTGGAAAGTAATTTCACTGAACATCATCCAAGTGTCACTGAAGGCAAACTGACATCTAATGGCATTAGCCATGTGGTTCCCCAGAGCCACTGTGATGAATTGAGCGCTGGGACTTGTACTGTCCACTTTGGGCTTGAATGAAACAGGCCTGGTTTCCCATTCTGACTCCGAGTG
Encoded proteins:
- the ddr2b gene encoding discoidin domain-containing receptor 2, with the translated sequence MSIMRSLFALLIFIGAVRSQVNPATCRHPLGMNGGKIQDEDISASSQWSESTAARYGRLEFDDGDGAWCPKANGPRRQMEFLQIDLRILHFVTLVGTQGRHADGAGNEFAQRYRIKYSRDGSRWVSWHDRKGSQIIEGNKNAYEIVLKDLEPPIIARFVRFMPVTDPTASVCMRVELYGCEWLDGLVSYSSPAGEEMTFGGQQVYLNDSVYDGAMGYSMTEGLGQLTDGSWGLDDFTQSHVYGVWPGYDYVGWSNASFSSGSVEMTFEFDHIRNFTSMKVHCNNMYTLGVRIFQKVVCYFHSESEWETRPVSFKPKVDSTSPSAQFITVALGNHMANAIRCQFAFSDTWMMFSEITFQSDTAVYNTSLVPTKHGHPTSTQPGLDPTHKIDDSNTRILIGCLLAIIVILLAIIIIILWRQVWQKMQEKASRRMLDDELSSHLSGRREAFSHRQSSLSSDSSESTGTYERVFPLGSDYQEPSRLRKLPEFQAMENLALMSESSDQHTSNSKDDVPPYAEADVARQKASSNHCYSIAAISMPPGRDGALEEFPREKLTFKDKLGKGQFGEVHLCEAKGMKDFMKEDVSDIGDEPILVAVKILREDATKNARNEFLKEIRIMSRLRDPNVIRLLAVCVESDPLCMITEYMENGDLNQFLFRHMLEDFGQDQQCTATISYSVLIHMAAQITSGMKYLSSLNFVHRDLATRNCLVGTSYTIKIADFGMSRNLYRGDYYLIQGRAVLPIRWMSWESVLLGKFTMSSDVWAFGVTLWEMVTLCKQQPYSQLSDDQVIENMGEFFRDQNKQVYLPKPSCCPDAIYSLMHSCWRRNAKERPTFEQIHAALLECQAEKQSSDESYTITQF